In Colwellia sp. PAMC 20917, a single genomic region encodes these proteins:
- a CDS encoding methionine aminotransferase yields MSMMANQYQAINLSQGFPEFDTPEFLKDKINLAISEGKNQYSPSNGLPELLTQVAAMVHRQYQTDLTTAQKLNGLKNVTITSGATEALWVAIQTLVRPDDEVIIFDPAYDSYETAIELAGGVCRHVALDAPNYAINWSLVEQTINGNTRAIIINSPHNPTGSILSAADITSLQALLEKYDLYVISDEVYEHMTFDGLRHESILRYPDLFKRAFVVSSFGKTFHCTGWKMGYCAAPDALTVEFRKIHQYVTFCSFTPAQIAIAQMLKQHPEHITELSNFYQQKRDLLINALKDSRFTMLPSKGTYFLLLDYSAISALNDREFCHWLTQEVGVAAIPLSPLYPADKRESYHQNNKVIRLCFAKNDDTLLKAAGILCQL; encoded by the coding sequence ATGTCGATGATGGCAAATCAATATCAGGCAATTAATTTGTCGCAAGGTTTTCCTGAATTTGATACTCCAGAATTTTTAAAAGATAAAATAAACTTAGCCATTAGTGAAGGTAAAAATCAATACTCGCCCTCAAACGGTTTACCTGAGTTATTAACGCAAGTTGCCGCTATGGTGCATCGACAGTATCAAACAGATTTAACCACTGCACAAAAACTTAATGGCTTAAAAAATGTTACAATAACCTCCGGGGCTACCGAAGCACTATGGGTTGCAATACAAACGCTGGTTCGCCCAGATGATGAAGTTATTATTTTTGATCCCGCTTATGATTCTTATGAGACAGCCATTGAACTTGCTGGTGGAGTTTGTCGCCATGTCGCACTAGATGCGCCTAACTATGCAATAAACTGGTCCTTAGTTGAGCAAACAATTAATGGTAATACACGTGCTATTATTATCAACAGCCCACACAACCCAACGGGTTCAATACTGAGTGCTGCAGATATTACTAGCTTACAAGCTTTGCTTGAGAAATATGATTTATATGTAATAAGCGATGAAGTATACGAACACATGACGTTTGACGGCTTACGTCATGAAAGTATTTTGCGTTACCCTGATTTGTTTAAACGTGCCTTTGTCGTCTCTAGTTTTGGTAAAACCTTTCATTGCACTGGCTGGAAAATGGGTTATTGCGCCGCACCTGATGCGCTTACGGTCGAGTTTAGAAAAATTCATCAGTACGTTACCTTTTGTTCATTTACCCCGGCACAAATAGCTATAGCGCAAATGCTAAAGCAGCACCCCGAGCATATCACCGAGTTATCAAATTTCTATCAGCAAAAAAGAGACTTACTGATCAATGCACTAAAAGACTCTCGCTTTACAATGCTACCGTCAAAAGGTACTTATTTTTTATTGCTTGATTACTCTGCAATCTCAGCACTTAATGATCGGGAATTTTGTCATTGGTTAACCCAAGAAGTCGGTGTTGCCGCCATTCCGTTGAGCCCCCTGTATCCCGCTGACAAAAGGGAGTCTTATCATCAAAACAATAAAGTAATCAGACTTTGTTTCGCAAAAAACGACGATACCCTACTTAAGGCCGCAGGAATATTATGTCAACTTTAA
- a CDS encoding amidohydrolase has protein sequence MSTLTIAAVQFDISWLDKQSNFDRLEQLFKDHFTDHAAADLLLLPETFSTGFCINRKDVQEPEDGGSALHWLKKIAKQYNCVVAGTVLVSQNDKKVNRFYWVFADGRVEHYDKRHLFRLGKEQDFVEQGQHRKTINIRGIKILPLVCYDLRFPVWSRNRQDYDLMVNVANWPAPRRHIWDTLLKARAMENQSFVVGVNRIGPDGNDMPHSGGTTFINFDGENILSATDHQQQIITTQLDFSKLDKFKNQFPAFLDADKFELY, from the coding sequence ATGTCAACTTTAACCATAGCCGCAGTGCAGTTCGATATTAGTTGGTTAGACAAACAAAGCAATTTTGATCGTTTAGAGCAACTTTTCAAAGATCACTTTACTGACCATGCGGCTGCCGATTTATTATTGCTACCAGAAACATTTTCAACCGGTTTTTGTATTAATAGAAAAGATGTGCAAGAGCCAGAAGATGGTGGCTCTGCTCTACATTGGTTAAAAAAAATAGCAAAGCAATATAACTGCGTAGTGGCTGGCACAGTTTTAGTGAGCCAAAATGATAAAAAAGTGAATCGTTTTTATTGGGTCTTTGCTGATGGTCGGGTTGAACATTATGACAAGCGCCATTTGTTTCGTTTAGGTAAAGAGCAAGACTTTGTTGAGCAAGGCCAGCACAGAAAAACAATCAACATTAGGGGTATAAAAATACTGCCTTTGGTTTGTTATGATTTGCGCTTTCCTGTTTGGTCGAGAAACCGCCAAGATTATGATCTTATGGTCAACGTTGCTAATTGGCCTGCTCCACGTCGTCATATATGGGATACCTTATTAAAAGCCCGGGCAATGGAAAATCAAAGTTTTGTGGTCGGAGTTAATCGTATAGGACCAGATGGTAACGATATGCCTCACTCTGGTGGCACAACTTTCATTAATTTTGATGGTGAAAACATACTTTCTGCCACTGATCACCAACAACAAATCATCACAACCCAACTCGACTTCAGCAAACTTGATAAATTTAAAAATCAATTCCCCGCCTTTTTAGATGCAGATAAATTTGAGTTGTATTAA
- a CDS encoding M14 family zinc carboxypeptidase — protein sequence MKRLLALFLISGSCLGQDYINQYTSHAEMLKQLKQLGVQTQQIGTSRSGKSIIVAQFGDKSSPAILVTGNVDGDYLVGTELAMRLIEDLKSGKVTRNGKSIFIVPMPNPDATSFILGKNGYSTTFNHLKTDDDNDLKINEDGPNDLNNDGFISQLRISDSSGLYKASEQDPSLLVKVDRLKNEAGQYRLLNEGKDDDGDGKLDEDGYGGTAINKNFTYNYDYFGIGSGVNQASEPETRALIDFVIDHQNILMTVNFSKYDNLHENWSANKVLVSEYKRPLEAFDKMPKEDVDGYKLFTHLWQQAHKDWQVKAENRGQGTFHDWAYFHGGRWSIATNGWNFKQITIAQSADVEKNKEADVEKNKNASASEDTKEARLVTNAKEKNLQGAIIPWTNISHPDFVNEKVEVGGFRLAYLNNPDIGVFADTKSSEYVASLTTLFPKLNVSQSVKKIGKDLYRVTLKIKNIGKLPTQSAMGKLTRWMLPVRVQWNLPKEQFIGGSKRTLLAPIAAHGGQQEIKWLINTKGFNDASFEVSSPVIDAVTQTVNFGA from the coding sequence ATGAAGCGACTACTCGCGTTATTCCTCATCTCTGGCAGTTGTCTTGGTCAAGACTATATTAACCAATACACCAGCCATGCAGAAATGTTAAAACAATTAAAACAACTGGGTGTTCAAACTCAGCAAATTGGTACTTCACGATCAGGAAAGTCAATAATCGTGGCTCAATTTGGTGATAAAAGCTCACCAGCAATTTTGGTTACTGGCAACGTTGATGGCGATTATTTGGTCGGTACTGAACTTGCGATGCGCCTAATCGAGGATCTAAAGTCAGGTAAAGTCACCCGAAATGGTAAAAGTATATTTATCGTACCTATGCCAAACCCTGATGCAACAAGTTTTATACTGGGTAAAAATGGTTATTCAACGACCTTTAATCACTTAAAAACAGATGACGATAACGACCTAAAAATAAATGAAGACGGTCCTAATGATCTCAACAACGATGGTTTTATTTCTCAGTTAAGGATCTCAGACAGTTCTGGCCTATACAAAGCTAGTGAACAAGATCCTAGTTTATTAGTAAAAGTTGATCGCCTCAAAAACGAAGCAGGTCAATACCGTTTACTCAATGAAGGAAAAGATGACGACGGTGATGGTAAATTAGATGAAGATGGCTATGGCGGAACAGCAATAAATAAAAACTTTACCTATAACTATGACTATTTTGGTATTGGCTCTGGTGTTAATCAAGCATCTGAACCTGAAACGCGTGCCTTAATAGATTTTGTTATCGATCATCAAAATATTTTAATGACCGTTAATTTTTCTAAATACGACAACCTCCATGAAAACTGGTCGGCTAATAAAGTACTGGTAAGTGAATATAAACGTCCACTGGAAGCCTTTGATAAAATGCCTAAAGAAGATGTTGACGGTTATAAATTATTTACTCACCTATGGCAGCAAGCCCATAAAGACTGGCAGGTAAAAGCAGAAAACCGTGGTCAAGGTACTTTTCACGACTGGGCCTATTTTCACGGTGGTCGTTGGTCAATAGCCACCAATGGCTGGAATTTTAAGCAAATAACCATTGCCCAATCAGCTGACGTAGAAAAAAACAAAGAGGCTGATGTTGAAAAAAACAAAAACGCATCAGCAAGCGAAGATACCAAAGAAGCTCGTTTGGTTACTAACGCCAAGGAAAAAAATCTACAAGGGGCGATTATACCGTGGACAAATATTTCACACCCAGACTTTGTAAATGAAAAGGTGGAAGTGGGTGGTTTTCGACTTGCCTATTTAAATAACCCTGATATTGGCGTATTTGCTGATACTAAAAGTTCGGAATATGTGGCTTCATTAACTACACTTTTTCCTAAGCTTAACGTGAGCCAGAGCGTAAAAAAAATAGGTAAAGATCTTTACCGAGTGACCTTAAAAATAAAAAACATCGGCAAACTTCCAACACAAAGTGCCATGGGTAAACTCACCCGTTGGATGCTTCCCGTAAGAGTTCAGTGGAATTTACCCAAAGAGCAATTTATTGGCGGTAGCAAGCGGACATTATTAGCGCCTATTGCCGCTCATGGCGGCCAACAAGAAATCAAGTGGCTGATCAATACCAAAGGCTTCAATGATGCCTCATTTGAAGTATCCTCACCTGTCATCGATGCGGTGACACAAACCGTTAATTTTGGAGCTTAA
- a CDS encoding M14 family metallopeptidase — protein MKKILLICILTATALLTITAQAADKLTGLQALGAPLDPKVDIRWNRFYDSESTITILKKINKAYPKLTRLESIGQSYEGRDIFVIKITNYNNGDDTTKPAMYIDGNIHSNEIQGTEVSLYTAWYLTESYGKVKWITELLNDKAFYIVPTINPDGRDWFMKQANTAHSPRSGMVPTDNDLDGEIDEDGPEDLNNDGHITRMRIKDKVRGTHKEDEKYPGLMVPVEEGQTGDYRMLGAEGYDNDGDGLVNEDGKGVYEYDPNRDWAHEWEPAYIQRGARRYPFSLKETRAVAKFVKAHRNIAAAQSYHNTGGMILRGPGKANNKYTRSDISVYDFIANQGEQILPNYRYLVAWKDLYQVYGGEFDWFYGNNGIMAFTNELWTSANMFRPNDKTSDKLGNQNHNFNKHILFGDAFVPWTKVKHPIYGDIEVGGFKKNFGRTPPSFLLEEEAHRNMAFTLFHAYHMPQLEVTRSSTRKLSNGLYEITVNIANERAIPTRLSQDINNNLSFEDRISILSDDFSILSGLTVISEGANTHTDHDLNPATIKVATLAGHSTTIVKWIVDGKGTYKVTVDSEKGGKHSKTFKF, from the coding sequence ATGAAAAAAATATTGCTCATCTGTATTTTAACGGCCACAGCTTTGTTAACTATAACGGCACAAGCCGCAGACAAACTCACTGGATTACAGGCATTAGGTGCGCCTTTAGACCCAAAAGTAGATATACGCTGGAATCGTTTTTATGACTCAGAAAGTACTATAACGATACTCAAAAAAATAAATAAAGCTTACCCTAAACTTACTCGACTAGAATCTATTGGTCAGTCTTACGAAGGTCGCGATATTTTTGTTATTAAAATTACCAATTATAACAACGGTGATGATACGACAAAACCGGCGATGTATATTGATGGCAATATTCATTCTAATGAGATTCAAGGTACAGAGGTTTCTCTTTATACCGCTTGGTATTTAACTGAAAGCTACGGAAAAGTGAAGTGGATCACCGAGCTACTTAACGATAAAGCTTTCTATATTGTCCCTACAATTAATCCTGATGGGCGTGACTGGTTTATGAAGCAGGCTAATACTGCGCACTCTCCTCGTTCGGGCATGGTACCTACTGACAACGATCTTGACGGTGAAATCGATGAAGATGGTCCAGAAGATCTCAATAATGATGGCCACATTACTCGCATGCGCATTAAAGATAAGGTACGTGGTACTCATAAAGAAGACGAGAAATACCCAGGTTTAATGGTACCTGTTGAAGAAGGTCAAACTGGCGATTACCGCATGTTAGGAGCTGAAGGTTACGACAACGATGGTGACGGTCTTGTCAACGAAGATGGTAAAGGGGTTTACGAATATGATCCTAATCGTGACTGGGCCCATGAATGGGAGCCAGCTTATATTCAAAGAGGTGCACGCCGTTACCCTTTTTCATTAAAAGAAACCCGTGCAGTGGCAAAATTTGTTAAAGCTCATCGTAATATTGCTGCCGCGCAAAGTTACCATAATACCGGTGGTATGATTTTACGTGGTCCGGGTAAAGCCAATAACAAATATACCCGTTCTGATATTAGCGTCTATGATTTTATCGCCAACCAAGGTGAGCAAATACTACCCAATTATCGCTACCTCGTCGCTTGGAAAGATCTTTATCAAGTCTACGGTGGAGAATTTGATTGGTTTTATGGCAACAACGGTATTATGGCATTTACGAATGAACTTTGGACATCGGCTAATATGTTTCGTCCAAACGATAAAACAAGCGATAAATTAGGCAATCAAAATCACAACTTCAATAAGCATATTTTATTTGGTGATGCTTTTGTTCCTTGGACTAAAGTAAAGCATCCAATTTATGGCGATATAGAAGTCGGCGGTTTTAAGAAGAATTTTGGTAGAACGCCCCCTTCTTTCCTATTAGAAGAAGAAGCACACCGAAATATGGCCTTTACCTTATTTCACGCTTACCATATGCCACAGTTAGAAGTAACTCGTTCATCAACGCGTAAGCTCAGTAATGGTTTGTATGAAATAACGGTTAATATTGCTAATGAGCGAGCAATTCCGACAAGATTATCACAAGACATTAATAATAATTTGTCGTTTGAAGACCGCATATCGATTCTCTCTGACGACTTTTCAATATTAAGTGGGTTAACCGTTATTAGTGAAGGTGCCAACACACATACTGATCACGACTTAAACCCAGCAACGATTAAAGTCGCCACGCTTGCGGGTCACTCAACAACCATAGTGAAATGGATTGTCGATGGCAAAGGTACTTATAAAGTGACGGTAGACTCAGAGAAAGGCGGCAAGCACAGTAAAACGTTTAAGTTTTAA
- a CDS encoding peptidylprolyl isomerase: MNNMKNIITSLLLIMILAACCGIDPALNTIDRFITKQAVDKTNPAWKTTLSKPPLLTFTEGKDYFWELQTNQGNLTIKLFTDSAPMHASSTIYLTKLGFYDELSFHRVIPGFMAQGGDPLGNGTGNPGYKYDGEFNSDIGHSEPGMLSMANSGPSTDGSQFFITFNATPHLDGNHTVFGKVVTDLEDSLTKIEALGSRRGKTREAVNIIKASIRIADKE; encoded by the coding sequence ATGAATAATATGAAAAACATCATCACCAGTCTTTTGTTAATCATGATACTGGCCGCATGTTGCGGAATAGATCCCGCATTAAACACTATTGATAGATTTATTACTAAACAAGCGGTTGATAAAACAAACCCTGCTTGGAAAACGACGTTAAGTAAACCGCCATTACTGACCTTCACCGAAGGGAAAGATTACTTTTGGGAGCTGCAAACAAACCAAGGTAATCTGACCATCAAGCTATTCACTGACTCTGCGCCTATGCATGCTTCTAGTACTATTTACTTAACTAAATTGGGTTTCTATGATGAGCTAAGTTTTCATCGTGTTATTCCTGGCTTTATGGCACAAGGTGGCGATCCATTGGGTAATGGCACGGGCAACCCAGGTTATAAATACGATGGCGAATTTAATAGTGACATAGGCCACAGTGAACCGGGTATGTTAAGTATGGCAAATTCAGGTCCAAGTACTGATGGCAGTCAATTTTTCATTACTTTTAACGCGACACCTCATTTAGACGGTAATCATACTGTTTTTGGTAAAGTAGTGACTGATTTAGAAGATAGCTTAACTAAAATTGAAGCCTTAGGTAGCCGAAGAGGTAAAACTAGAGAAGCGGTCAACATCATTAAAGCGTCGATCCGTATTGCTGACAAAGAATAA
- the adhP gene encoding alcohol dehydrogenase AdhP, translating to MKAAVIHQFKDKLEIKQLDKPTISSHEVLVKVHACGVCHTDLHACHGDWPVKPKMPLVPGHEGVGEIVEVGEQVKHLNLGDRVGIPWLYNACGYCDYCLSGNENLCLLQQNAGYSVDGSYAEYCKADGNYVVKIPDGISYVDAAPLFCAGVTTYKALKVSTAKPGEWVAIFGIGGLGHLAVQYAVAMGLNVIAIDTGTEKLKLAKDLGASFCLDFKCDDVVARVLAETGGVHASICTAVSKSGFEQSYQVIRRGGKCVLVGLPAEDMPLPIFDTVLNGVSVVGSIVGTRKDLVECLDFAARGKVKAITIEKSLEDINDIFEDMINGEITGRVVMKF from the coding sequence ATGAAAGCAGCTGTTATTCATCAATTCAAAGACAAGCTCGAGATTAAACAACTTGATAAGCCTACAATTTCGAGTCATGAAGTTTTAGTAAAGGTTCATGCTTGTGGTGTATGTCATACCGACTTACATGCGTGTCATGGTGATTGGCCAGTAAAGCCTAAGATGCCACTTGTTCCGGGCCATGAAGGTGTTGGAGAAATCGTTGAAGTAGGCGAGCAAGTTAAACACCTTAATCTTGGTGACCGTGTAGGTATTCCATGGTTGTATAATGCTTGTGGATATTGTGATTACTGCTTATCTGGTAATGAAAACCTCTGTTTGTTACAGCAAAATGCAGGGTACTCTGTTGATGGGAGTTATGCAGAATACTGTAAAGCAGATGGTAACTATGTGGTAAAAATACCCGACGGGATCAGCTATGTAGATGCTGCCCCCTTGTTTTGCGCAGGTGTTACAACTTATAAAGCATTAAAAGTATCTACGGCTAAACCAGGTGAATGGGTAGCTATTTTTGGTATTGGTGGCTTAGGGCATTTAGCTGTGCAATATGCTGTAGCAATGGGCTTAAATGTCATCGCTATTGATACTGGCACTGAAAAATTGAAATTGGCTAAAGATTTGGGTGCCTCTTTTTGTTTAGATTTCAAGTGTGATGATGTTGTAGCAAGAGTTTTAGCTGAAACAGGCGGCGTTCATGCCAGTATTTGTACCGCTGTTAGTAAAAGTGGCTTTGAACAAAGTTACCAAGTTATTCGTCGTGGGGGTAAGTGTGTACTAGTTGGCTTACCCGCCGAAGATATGCCGTTACCTATATTTGATACTGTTTTAAATGGTGTTAGCGTTGTCGGCTCTATTGTGGGTACGCGTAAAGATTTAGTTGAATGCTTAGATTTTGCCGCTAGAGGAAAAGTTAAAGCGATCACCATTGAAAAGTCACTAGAAGATATTAATGATATCTTTGAAGATATGATCAACGGCGAAATTACCGGTCGAGTGGTTATGAAGTTTTAA
- a CDS encoding M16 family metallopeptidase: protein MKKKYLAAVIAASLTLSACMATSSDSGNSMSQQSSQESVNKVFSQKYLFKELANGLRVLVVKTDYPDLVSVQIPVSVGSRDENEVGKTGFAHFFEHMMFKGSEKFPQAVYADLFKNAGVDNGAYTTNDYTNYHLDFSKDHLDKVLEIQADHFKNLKYTEAQFKTEALTVKGEYLKNNANPTRKLLAAVRKEAFDTHTYKHTTMGFFEDVEAMPDQVAYGEQFFKQFYKPEYVSLVIVGDVEPEATMAMVEKHWGNWQKGDFVSTIAPEPKQEAAKYVHEKFDGLPGHWLLVSYKGADWQPKKKDRAALDLISELYFSNNSALYQELVVDKQLASQMFNYNPETKDAGLRHVFIKVNDEKDLATVRDAVNRTYAQVRTELVSSEKLDNLKSNLKYSFVNSLDSSESIASTLASYMHFDRDPETINHLYNSFDNITAEDIQRIANEYFIDENRTTVTLSALDEIADFEQEVDLNGAVAKIVMKNAQPSTPQFTVLDKTNDSPLIDVNFLFYTGAAADPVGKKGVAALTARMLTQGGSATKSYQDIKKGLYPLAGRFSSQLDKEMMSFTGRVHKDNATQWYELISDQLLNPGWREDDFKRLKKELVDGIKSGLKSSNDEELGKEVLYSELYQGHVYENYNSGDLSDLAAITLEDVKAFYNTQLTQAKLNLGITGAMPSALKAQLMTDLATLPVGDEKRLTIAKAPVLKGHHATIIEKSAQSTAVSFGFPIDTIRSDKDWAALWLVRSYFGEHRSSNSYLYQQIRQARGMNYGDYSYIEYFPRGMYQTKPDANLGRSSQIFQVWLRPLRSNNDAHFATRAALYELDNLIEKGMSEKDFQATRNYLTNYAPQLVASQDQQLGYALDSEFYQTEEFVKYVRDQFAKLSLDDVNRVIKENLQTDDIHYVFISGDGKDMKQRLLSEQVSPLTYNSDKPAELLATDKIIESYKLTLPSKNVEVIAIDDVFQ from the coding sequence ATGAAAAAGAAATATTTAGCGGCTGTCATAGCTGCAAGTTTAACGTTATCCGCCTGTATGGCAACCAGTAGCGACTCTGGCAATAGTATGTCACAGCAATCAAGCCAAGAGAGTGTAAACAAAGTCTTTAGCCAAAAATACTTGTTCAAAGAGTTGGCTAATGGCTTACGTGTCTTAGTGGTAAAAACAGACTATCCAGATCTTGTTTCAGTACAAATACCCGTGTCTGTAGGTTCTCGCGATGAAAATGAAGTAGGTAAAACAGGCTTTGCCCACTTCTTTGAACATATGATGTTTAAAGGTTCTGAAAAATTTCCGCAAGCTGTTTATGCCGATTTATTTAAGAATGCCGGTGTTGATAACGGTGCTTACACCACCAACGATTACACTAACTATCATTTAGATTTTTCTAAAGATCATTTAGATAAAGTATTAGAGATTCAAGCGGATCACTTTAAAAACCTAAAGTACACCGAAGCACAATTTAAAACAGAAGCCTTAACGGTTAAAGGTGAGTATTTAAAAAATAATGCTAATCCAACTCGAAAGTTGTTAGCGGCGGTGCGAAAAGAAGCATTCGATACTCATACTTATAAGCATACCACTATGGGCTTCTTTGAAGATGTAGAAGCAATGCCTGATCAAGTTGCATACGGTGAACAGTTCTTTAAACAATTCTATAAGCCAGAATACGTTTCTTTAGTAATTGTCGGTGATGTTGAACCAGAAGCAACAATGGCCATGGTCGAGAAGCATTGGGGAAATTGGCAAAAAGGTGATTTTGTTAGCACTATAGCACCTGAGCCAAAACAGGAAGCTGCGAAATATGTTCATGAAAAATTCGATGGCTTACCGGGTCACTGGTTACTCGTTTCTTATAAAGGTGCTGATTGGCAACCCAAGAAAAAAGATCGCGCGGCTTTAGATTTAATTTCTGAATTATATTTTTCCAACAACTCAGCATTGTATCAAGAACTCGTTGTTGATAAGCAGTTGGCTAGCCAAATGTTTAACTACAACCCTGAAACAAAAGATGCTGGCTTACGTCACGTATTTATCAAAGTGAATGATGAAAAAGACCTAGCAACGGTTCGTGATGCAGTAAACCGTACTTACGCACAAGTAAGAACTGAGCTCGTTTCTTCAGAAAAACTTGATAACTTAAAGTCTAACTTAAAATATAGTTTTGTTAATAGTTTAGATTCATCAGAGTCTATCGCTTCAACATTGGCGAGTTATATGCATTTTGATCGCGATCCCGAAACGATTAATCACCTCTACAATAGCTTTGACAATATTACAGCTGAAGATATTCAACGTATTGCTAATGAATATTTTATTGATGAAAACCGTACAACAGTGACTTTATCAGCATTAGATGAGATTGCCGACTTTGAACAAGAAGTTGACTTAAATGGCGCTGTTGCAAAAATAGTTATGAAAAATGCGCAGCCGAGTACTCCACAGTTTACGGTATTAGATAAGACCAATGACTCACCGTTGATTGATGTTAATTTCCTATTTTATACCGGTGCTGCAGCAGATCCCGTTGGTAAAAAAGGGGTAGCGGCTTTAACTGCTCGTATGTTAACTCAAGGCGGCTCGGCAACAAAAAGCTATCAAGACATTAAGAAAGGTTTATACCCTTTAGCTGGACGATTTTCGTCGCAGCTTGATAAAGAAATGATGTCATTTACTGGCCGGGTGCATAAAGATAATGCTACTCAGTGGTACGAACTTATTAGCGATCAATTACTGAATCCAGGATGGCGTGAAGACGATTTTAAGCGTCTGAAAAAAGAGCTTGTTGACGGTATTAAATCAGGTCTTAAATCTTCTAATGATGAAGAATTAGGTAAAGAGGTGCTTTATAGCGAACTTTATCAAGGGCATGTTTACGAAAACTACAATAGTGGTGATTTGTCTGATTTAGCCGCAATTACTCTTGAAGATGTTAAAGCGTTCTACAACACTCAACTTACCCAAGCAAAATTAAACTTAGGTATAACTGGCGCTATGCCTAGTGCTTTAAAAGCACAATTAATGACAGATTTAGCGACTTTACCCGTCGGTGATGAAAAGCGCTTAACGATTGCTAAAGCACCGGTTTTAAAAGGTCATCATGCGACAATTATAGAAAAAAGTGCGCAATCTACAGCAGTATCTTTTGGTTTTCCCATTGATACTATCCGCAGTGATAAAGACTGGGCGGCTCTTTGGTTAGTGCGTTCATACTTTGGTGAACATCGTAGTTCTAACAGCTACTTGTATCAACAAATTCGTCAAGCGCGTGGCATGAACTATGGTGATTATTCTTATATTGAATATTTTCCACGAGGGATGTACCAAACTAAACCTGATGCAAATTTAGGTCGTTCTAGTCAAATTTTTCAAGTGTGGTTGCGTCCTTTACGTTCAAATAATGATGCTCATTTTGCAACGCGTGCCGCTTTGTATGAATTGGACAACTTGATTGAAAAGGGTATGAGCGAAAAAGACTTTCAAGCAACACGTAATTACTTAACGAACTATGCACCGCAATTAGTGGCTAGCCAAGATCAGCAGTTAGGTTATGCACTTGATAGTGAGTTTTATCAAACAGAAGAGTTTGTTAAGTACGTTCGCGATCAATTTGCAAAACTATCATTAGATGATGTTAATCGTGTTATCAAAGAAAACTTACAAACAGATGATATTCATTATGTTTTCATTTCAGGCGATGGTAAAGACATGAAGCAACGTTTGTTGTCTGAACAAGTATCACCGTTAACATATAACAGTGATAAGCCAGCAGAGCTTTTAGCGACCGATAAAATCATCGAAAGTTACAAGTTAACACTGCCGTCGAAAAATGTTGAAGTGATTGCAATAGATGATGTTTTTCAATAA